A stretch of Sphingomicrobium flavum DNA encodes these proteins:
- the scpA gene encoding methylmalonyl-CoA mutase, with amino-acid sequence MTDKVTRSDWQQLADKESKGRDLQVTTPEHITLKNVYGPEDVDGLDPGYPGLPPYTRGPYATMYSGRPWTIRQYAGFSTAEESNAFYRRNLAAGQKGLSVAFDLATHRGYDSDHERVAGDVGKAGVAIDTVEDMKLLFDGIPLDEMSVSMTMNGAVLPVMAFYIVAGEEQGVDHAQLTGTIQNDILKEFMVRNTYIYPPAPSMRIVSDIIAYTSEEMPRFNSISISGYHMHEAGATAVQELAYTLADGVEYARTAMAAGMELDSFAPRLSFFFGIGMNFFMEVAKLRAARTLWAELMTGLGAKSEKSKLLRTHCQTSGVSLTEQDPYNNIVRTTIEAMAATLGGTQSLHTNSFDEAIALPTDFSARIARNTQLILAEESGITAVADPLGGSYYVEALTAELVEKAKELIDEVEAAGGMTKAVAAGLPKRHIEEAAAERAAKVDTGATVIVGVNKYRLKDEPEIDILDIDNAKVRASQIARIEDVKAKRDKAEVKAALDALEEAARSSPSAHPELVEGSAEAGAERLRQAQPERGGGAGEQNLLRLCVRAARARATLGEISYALERAFGRYDTKPQPVSGIYGQRADEAWEAAKDGTVKVTQRLGRAPRMLVAKMGQDGHDRGANLVSSAFGDLGFDIVAGPLFQTPAEAAKMAVDEGVDVVGASSLAAGHKTLIPELIGHLKEMGRSDIKVIAGGVIPPQDYAFLRDKGVQAIFGPGTNLADAADEVLALLGHNRPPKEEVAE; translated from the coding sequence ATGACAGACAAAGTGACCCGTTCCGACTGGCAGCAGCTTGCGGACAAGGAATCGAAGGGGCGCGACCTTCAGGTCACGACGCCCGAACATATCACGCTGAAAAATGTCTATGGGCCGGAGGATGTGGACGGGCTGGATCCCGGTTATCCCGGCCTGCCGCCTTATACCCGCGGGCCCTACGCCACCATGTATTCGGGAAGGCCGTGGACGATCCGGCAATATGCGGGCTTCTCGACGGCCGAAGAGAGCAACGCTTTTTATCGCCGCAACCTGGCGGCCGGGCAGAAGGGGCTTTCGGTTGCTTTCGATCTGGCCACCCATCGCGGCTATGATAGCGATCATGAACGAGTCGCGGGCGATGTCGGCAAAGCGGGCGTCGCGATCGATACCGTCGAGGATATGAAGCTGCTGTTCGACGGCATCCCGCTGGATGAGATGTCGGTCAGCATGACCATGAACGGCGCGGTGCTGCCGGTGATGGCTTTCTATATCGTCGCGGGCGAGGAGCAGGGCGTGGACCATGCCCAGCTGACTGGCACGATCCAAAACGACATCCTCAAGGAATTCATGGTGCGGAACACCTATATCTATCCGCCCGCGCCATCGATGCGGATCGTGTCCGACATCATCGCCTATACGAGCGAGGAAATGCCGCGCTTCAACAGCATTTCGATCAGCGGCTATCATATGCATGAGGCTGGTGCGACGGCGGTGCAGGAGCTGGCCTACACGCTGGCCGATGGCGTTGAATATGCGCGCACTGCGATGGCGGCGGGGATGGAGCTGGACAGCTTTGCCCCGCGTCTGTCCTTCTTCTTCGGCATCGGCATGAACTTCTTCATGGAAGTGGCCAAGCTGCGCGCCGCGCGGACCCTGTGGGCCGAGCTGATGACCGGCCTTGGCGCCAAGTCCGAGAAATCCAAGCTGCTGCGCACCCACTGCCAGACCTCTGGCGTGTCGCTGACCGAGCAGGATCCCTATAACAATATCGTGCGCACCACGATCGAGGCGATGGCCGCGACACTGGGCGGCACCCAGTCGCTCCACACCAACAGCTTCGACGAGGCGATCGCGCTGCCGACCGATTTTTCGGCGCGGATCGCGCGCAACACCCAGCTGATCCTGGCCGAGGAAAGCGGGATCACCGCGGTCGCCGATCCGCTCGGCGGGTCATATTATGTCGAGGCGCTGACGGCGGAACTGGTCGAGAAGGCCAAGGAGCTGATCGACGAGGTAGAAGCAGCTGGCGGCATGACCAAGGCGGTCGCTGCCGGCCTGCCCAAGCGCCATATCGAGGAAGCGGCGGCGGAACGGGCGGCGAAGGTCGATACCGGCGCGACGGTGATCGTCGGCGTCAACAAATATCGCCTCAAGGACGAGCCCGAGATCGACATTCTCGACATCGACAATGCCAAGGTGCGCGCCAGCCAGATTGCGCGGATCGAGGATGTGAAGGCCAAGCGCGACAAGGCCGAAGTGAAGGCTGCGCTCGACGCGCTGGAAGAAGCGGCGCGATCTTCCCCCTCCGCTCACCCTGAGCTTGTCGAAGGGTCAGCGGAGGCAGGCGCTGAGAGGCTTCGACAGGCTCAGCCTGAGCGGGGTGGGGGTGCTGGTGAACAGAATTTGTTGAGGCTGTGCGTGAGAGCCGCCCGCGCGCGGGCGACCTTGGGTGAAATCTCCTATGCGCTGGAACGCGCCTTCGGGCGCTACGATACCAAGCCGCAGCCCGTGTCCGGCATTTACGGCCAGCGCGCCGATGAGGCGTGGGAAGCGGCCAAGGATGGCACCGTCAAGGTCACCCAGCGCCTCGGCCGCGCGCCCAGGATGCTGGTCGCCAAAATGGGGCAGGACGGGCATGACCGCGGCGCCAATCTGGTCAGCTCCGCCTTTGGTGATCTCGGCTTCGATATCGTTGCCGGACCGCTGTTCCAGACGCCGGCGGAAGCGGCGAAGATGGCGGTCGATGAAGGCGTCGACGTGGTCGGCGCGTCCAGCCTGGCCGCGGGTCACAAGACGCTGATCCCCGAACTGATCGGGCACCTGAAAGAGATGGGTCGCAGCGACATCAAGGTCATCGCCGGCGGCGTCATCCCGCCGCAGGATTATGCATTCCTGCGCGATAAAGGAGTGCAGGCCATCTTCGGGCCGGGCACGAACCTCGCCGATGCGGCCGATGAGGTGCTGGCGCTCCTCGGCCACAACCGCCCGCCCAAGGAAGAGGTGGCAGAGTAA
- a CDS encoding acetyl-CoA carboxylase biotin carboxylase subunit, whose product MFKKILIANRGEIACRVMRTAKKMGIATVAVYSDADAKAPHVEMADEAVHIGPAPAAESYLIADKIIQACKDTGAEAVHPGYGFLSERASFVEALDKAGIAFIGPPAPAIAAMGDKIESKKLAKEAGVNVVPGYLGEIADTDEAVKIANDIGYPVMMKASAGGGGKGMRLAFSEKDVREGFEATKREGLASFGDDRVFIEKFIEEPRHIEIQVLGDKHGNIVYLGERECSIQRRHQKVIEEAPSPFVSPEMRKKMGEQAVALARAVDYHSAGTVELIVSGKDKTGDGFYFLEMNTRLQVEHPVTEEITGVDLVEQMIRVAYGEKLPFAQDDISYNGWAIEARVYAEDPYRGFLPSTGRLTTYRPPYEQRDDEGVVRVDDGVAEGGEVSMFYDPMIAKLITHGEDRETAIDLAVEALDAFELDGLADNVDFLSALLQHERFRSGNITTKFIEEEYPEGFQGAPASDELKQDLAALAALVAMTEETRMALIDGQLGHPVFPSPFQVVLLDGDEYEVTVQPEEGSTLIAVDDDEPMDVVADYTPGQSLLVAEVDDRRRIVQVRRNGRGFKLITRGAVHEARMLPRHVADLAHHMIEKEPPDLSRFLMAPMPGLLTRLEVKAGDKVEAGQPLAVVEAMKMENILRAEKSATVKEIPAGEGESLMVDQVIMEFE is encoded by the coding sequence ATGTTCAAGAAAATCCTGATCGCCAATCGCGGGGAAATTGCCTGCCGCGTGATGCGCACGGCCAAGAAGATGGGGATCGCCACGGTTGCGGTCTATTCCGATGCCGATGCCAAGGCGCCGCATGTCGAGATGGCCGATGAAGCCGTGCATATCGGCCCTGCGCCGGCGGCGGAAAGCTATCTGATCGCGGACAAGATCATCCAGGCCTGCAAGGATACGGGCGCCGAGGCAGTGCATCCGGGCTATGGCTTCCTGTCCGAACGCGCGTCCTTCGTGGAAGCGCTCGACAAGGCCGGCATCGCCTTTATCGGCCCGCCTGCACCCGCCATCGCGGCAATGGGCGACAAGATTGAATCCAAGAAATTGGCCAAGGAAGCGGGCGTCAATGTGGTGCCCGGCTATCTCGGTGAAATTGCCGATACCGATGAAGCGGTGAAGATCGCCAATGATATCGGCTATCCGGTGATGATGAAGGCCTCGGCCGGGGGCGGCGGCAAGGGCATGCGGCTCGCCTTCAGCGAAAAGGATGTGCGCGAGGGCTTCGAGGCGACCAAGCGCGAGGGGCTCGCCTCATTCGGCGATGACCGCGTCTTCATCGAGAAATTCATCGAGGAACCGCGCCATATCGAAATCCAGGTGTTGGGCGATAAACATGGCAATATCGTCTATCTGGGCGAGCGCGAATGTTCGATCCAGCGCCGCCACCAGAAGGTGATCGAGGAAGCGCCGTCCCCCTTCGTGAGCCCTGAAATGCGCAAAAAGATGGGTGAACAGGCCGTCGCACTGGCCCGCGCCGTCGATTATCATTCGGCTGGCACGGTGGAGCTGATCGTTTCGGGCAAGGACAAGACGGGTGACGGTTTCTACTTCCTGGAAATGAACACCCGTCTGCAGGTCGAACATCCGGTCACCGAAGAGATTACCGGCGTCGACCTGGTCGAACAGATGATCCGCGTCGCCTATGGCGAGAAACTGCCCTTCGCGCAGGACGACATCAGCTATAACGGTTGGGCGATCGAGGCGCGCGTCTATGCCGAGGATCCCTATCGCGGCTTCCTCCCCTCCACCGGGCGGCTGACCACCTATCGCCCGCCTTATGAACAGCGCGACGATGAAGGCGTGGTGCGCGTCGATGATGGCGTGGCCGAAGGCGGCGAAGTGTCGATGTTCTACGATCCGATGATCGCCAAGCTGATCACCCATGGCGAGGACCGCGAAACCGCGATCGACCTGGCGGTCGAGGCGCTCGACGCGTTCGAACTGGACGGGCTTGCCGACAATGTCGATTTCCTGTCCGCGCTGCTGCAGCATGAGCGCTTCCGCAGCGGCAACATCACCACCAAATTTATCGAGGAAGAATATCCCGAAGGCTTCCAGGGCGCGCCTGCCAGCGATGAATTGAAGCAGGATTTGGCCGCGCTCGCCGCTTTGGTGGCGATGACCGAAGAAACGCGCATGGCGCTGATCGACGGGCAGCTTGGTCATCCGGTCTTCCCCAGCCCCTTCCAGGTCGTGCTGCTGGACGGCGACGAATATGAAGTCACCGTGCAGCCTGAAGAAGGCTCGACCCTGATCGCGGTGGACGATGACGAGCCGATGGACGTGGTCGCCGACTATACGCCGGGGCAAAGCCTGCTGGTGGCCGAGGTGGATGATCGCCGCCGCATCGTGCAGGTTCGCCGCAACGGGCGCGGGTTCAAGCTGATCACGCGCGGCGCGGTGCATGAGGCGCGCATGCTGCCGCGCCATGTCGCCGACCTTGCCCATCACATGATCGAGAAGGAGCCGCCCGATCTTTCCCGCTTCCTGATGGCACCGATGCCCGGCCTGCTGACGCGGCTGGAAGTGAAAGCTGGCGACAAGGTGGAGGCGGGCCAGCCGCTGGCCGTCGTCGAAGCCATGAAGATGGAAAACATCCTGCGCGCCGAAAAATCGGCGACGGTAAAGGAAATCCCGGCGGGCGAGGGCGAAAGCCTGATGGTCGACCAGGTCATCATGGAATTCGAATAG
- a CDS encoding O-acetyl-ADP-ribose deacetylase — translation MTDIRVERGDITTYRVDAIVNAANETLMGGGGVDGAIHRAAGPDLRAECETLGGCKRGEAKITRGYNLRAPHVIHTVGPIWRGGDNGEAEALASCYANSLDLAKKYSAYTIAIPAISTGIYAYPLEEAAHIATKTVKDWVTANDGALDEIIFVCFSQEAVEAFEAGMAA, via the coding sequence ATGACCGACATTCGTGTCGAACGGGGGGACATTACCACCTATCGGGTCGATGCCATCGTCAATGCCGCCAATGAAACGCTGATGGGCGGCGGCGGCGTGGACGGTGCGATCCACCGCGCGGCCGGCCCCGATCTGCGCGCCGAGTGCGAAACGCTGGGCGGGTGCAAGCGCGGCGAGGCCAAGATCACCCGCGGCTATAATCTGCGTGCACCCCATGTCATCCATACGGTCGGCCCGATTTGGCGCGGCGGCGACAATGGCGAGGCTGAAGCGCTGGCCAGCTGCTACGCAAACAGCCTCGACCTCGCCAAGAAATATAGTGCCTATACCATTGCCATCCCCGCCATCTCGACCGGCATCTACGCCTATCCGCTCGAAGAAGCCGCGCACATCGCGACCAAGACCGTGAAGGATTGGGTCACCGCCAATGACGGGGCGTTGGACGAAATCATTTTCGTCTGTTTCAGCCAGGAAGCGGTGGAAGCTTTCGAGGCGGGGATGGCGGCCTAG
- a CDS encoding AMP-binding protein, with translation MSIDSFVQDNLPSEAELPDFLFTLPELDYPERLNAAAALLADKIPEATAVMNTMGSWTYGEIDRFSGRIARLLVEEEGLQPGNRVLLRGPNGYTLFACWLGVLKAGGVVVATMPILRPGEIATVIDKAEISHALVDSRFIGDFREGAEQTRFMKSVVTYDGDHGKGHLETRCAELEPLPHVDTGRDDPALIAFTSGTTGVPKGCVQFHRDILAPCDSFAANVIEADEGSVFLTSAPLAFTFGLGATLLFPFRIGAAAATIESPDQLMDAVIEQGVTHLATAPTAYKALLSHPRLDEALQTLELCISAGEHLPEATWHAWHDRTGIKLIDGIGSTELMHIFISASGDDIRPGSTGRAVPGYEATVLDEDDQPMEEGEGRLAIKGPTGCRYLNDPRQADYVVNGWNVTGDTYHKDGDGYFWYRARSDDMIISSGYNIGAPEVENALLAHDAVAECAVIGVPCDERGQRVKAFIVPAEGVTPDDALIDELKNFVKEKIAPYKYPREIEFRENLPKTATGKLRRVELRNG, from the coding sequence ATGAGCATCGACAGCTTCGTGCAAGACAATCTCCCGTCCGAAGCCGAACTGCCCGACTTCCTCTTCACCCTGCCCGAGCTCGACTATCCCGAGCGGCTGAACGCCGCCGCCGCCTTGCTCGCTGACAAGATTCCCGAAGCCACCGCGGTCATGAACACAATGGGCAGCTGGACCTATGGCGAGATTGATCGCTTTTCCGGCCGCATCGCCCGCCTGCTGGTGGAAGAAGAAGGGCTGCAGCCCGGCAATCGTGTGCTGCTGCGCGGGCCCAATGGCTATACGCTCTTCGCCTGCTGGCTGGGCGTCCTGAAAGCGGGCGGGGTGGTGGTGGCCACCATGCCGATCCTGCGCCCCGGCGAAATCGCCACCGTCATCGACAAGGCCGAGATCAGCCATGCGCTGGTCGACAGCCGCTTCATCGGCGATTTTCGCGAAGGCGCGGAGCAGACGCGCTTCATGAAATCCGTCGTCACTTATGATGGCGATCATGGCAAAGGGCATCTGGAAACACGCTGCGCCGAGCTTGAACCGCTGCCGCACGTCGATACGGGCCGCGATGATCCTGCGCTCATCGCCTTCACGTCGGGCACCACCGGCGTGCCCAAGGGCTGCGTGCAGTTTCACCGCGATATCCTCGCCCCGTGCGACAGTTTTGCCGCCAATGTGATCGAGGCGGACGAAGGTTCGGTCTTCCTCACCTCCGCGCCCTTGGCCTTCACCTTCGGGCTGGGCGCGACATTGCTGTTTCCCTTCCGCATCGGCGCGGCGGCAGCGACGATCGAATCGCCCGACCAATTGATGGACGCGGTGATCGAGCAGGGCGTCACCCACCTCGCCACCGCGCCGACCGCCTATAAGGCATTGCTCTCCCACCCCCGCTTGGACGAGGCATTGCAGACGCTGGAACTGTGCATCTCCGCCGGCGAACATTTGCCCGAGGCCACCTGGCATGCCTGGCATGACCGCACCGGCATCAAGCTGATCGACGGCATCGGCTCGACCGAATTGATGCACATCTTCATCTCTGCATCGGGCGACGACATCCGCCCCGGCAGCACCGGCAGGGCCGTGCCCGGCTATGAAGCCACCGTGCTGGATGAAGACGACCAACCGATGGAGGAAGGCGAAGGCCGCCTCGCCATCAAGGGGCCGACCGGTTGCCGCTACCTCAACGATCCGCGCCAGGCCGACTATGTCGTGAATGGCTGGAACGTCACCGGTGATACCTATCACAAGGATGGCGATGGCTATTTCTGGTACCGCGCGCGCAGCGACGACATGATCATTTCGTCGGGCTATAATATCGGTGCGCCAGAGGTGGAAAATGCCCTGCTCGCCCATGATGCCGTGGCCGAATGTGCGGTGATCGGCGTGCCCTGCGACGAACGCGGCCAGCGCGTCAAAGCCTTCATCGTCCCGGCCGAAGGCGTCACGCCCGATGACGCATTGATCGACGAACTCAAAAATTTCGTCAAAGAAAAGATTGCGCCATATAAATATCCGCGCGAGATTGAATTTCGCGAAAATCTGCCAAAAACGGCGACGGGGAAATTGCGCCGCGTGGAGTTGCGGAACGGCTAG
- a CDS encoding RidA family protein encodes MKRLHPPGWPRPKGYANGISAKGRLIFTAGVVGWNENEQFEATSLTAQFKQVLENIVAILAEDDAGPEHIVRMTCYVTDKQTYLAEAAQIGWAWKEVLGKNYPAMALVEVSRLVEDAAVIEIEATAVVPEE; translated from the coding sequence GTGAAGCGCCTGCACCCGCCCGGCTGGCCGCGCCCCAAGGGCTATGCCAACGGCATCAGCGCCAAGGGCCGCCTGATCTTCACCGCCGGCGTCGTCGGCTGGAACGAGAATGAGCAGTTCGAGGCGACCAGCCTCACCGCGCAATTCAAACAGGTGCTGGAGAATATCGTCGCCATCCTGGCCGAGGATGATGCCGGCCCCGAACATATCGTGCGCATGACCTGCTATGTGACCGACAAGCAGACCTATCTGGCCGAAGCCGCGCAGATTGGCTGGGCCTGGAAGGAAGTGCTGGGAAAGAATTACCCCGCCATGGCGCTGGTCGAGGTCAGCCGTCTGGTCGAGGATGCGGCCGTCATCGAAATCGAAGCAACAGCGGTGGTGCCCGAAGAATGA
- a CDS encoding acyl-CoA dehydrogenase family protein — translation MTDWTEWPFFDDRHRAFAAEVEGWARKSIDHAHGSDVDAECRTLVMMLGRAGYLEHCVAQNGTKPDVRTLSIARATLAYYSGLADFTFAMQGLGSGGISLHGSEEQRKTWLARVGKGEAIAAFALTEPDTGSNAAAIKTKAVRDGDSWVLNGEKSFISNGTIADVITLYARTGSEEEGARGISAFVMPMAVPGMEAVERIETIAPHPLARLKLDNVRLPASALLGEEGQGFRIAMETLNMFRVTVGAAALGFARRALDEAVGFAKQRPLGSGMLSDHPVTQATLAEMALSVDRSALLIARAGWEQDRAPDDDHRRAASMAKLDATEEAQKVIDAALQLHGGLGVTLGSKVEELYREIRALRIYEGASEVQRQVIGKDMVT, via the coding sequence GTGACTGACTGGACTGAATGGCCCTTTTTCGACGATCGCCACCGCGCCTTCGCGGCAGAAGTCGAAGGCTGGGCGCGCAAGAGCATCGATCATGCCCATGGCAGCGATGTCGATGCCGAATGCCGCACGCTGGTGATGATGCTGGGCCGGGCCGGATATCTGGAACATTGCGTGGCGCAGAACGGCACCAAGCCCGACGTGCGGACCCTGTCGATCGCGCGCGCGACGCTGGCTTATTATTCGGGGCTCGCCGATTTCACCTTTGCCATGCAGGGGCTGGGATCGGGCGGGATCAGCCTTCATGGCAGCGAGGAGCAGCGCAAGACCTGGCTCGCGCGGGTCGGCAAGGGCGAGGCGATTGCCGCCTTCGCGCTGACCGAACCCGACACCGGATCCAACGCCGCCGCCATCAAGACCAAAGCGGTGCGCGATGGCGACAGCTGGGTGCTGAACGGTGAGAAGAGCTTTATTTCCAACGGCACCATCGCCGATGTCATCACCCTCTACGCGCGCACCGGCAGCGAGGAAGAGGGCGCACGCGGGATCAGCGCCTTCGTCATGCCCATGGCCGTGCCCGGCATGGAAGCGGTGGAGCGGATTGAGACGATCGCCCCGCACCCGCTCGCCCGCCTCAAGCTCGACAATGTCCGCCTGCCCGCCTCCGCACTTCTGGGCGAGGAGGGTCAGGGCTTTCGGATCGCGATGGAAACGCTCAACATGTTCCGCGTCACCGTGGGCGCCGCCGCCCTGGGCTTTGCCCGCCGCGCGCTCGACGAGGCGGTGGGTTTCGCCAAGCAGCGCCCGCTCGGCAGCGGCATGCTGAGTGATCATCCCGTCACCCAGGCCACGCTGGCCGAAATGGCGCTGTCAGTCGATCGCAGCGCCCTGCTGATTGCCCGCGCCGGCTGGGAACAGGATCGCGCCCCCGATGATGATCATCGCCGCGCCGCCTCCATGGCCAAGCTGGACGCGACCGAGGAAGCGCAGAAGGTGATCGATGCCGCGCTGCAGCTGCATGGCGGGCTGGGCGTCACGCTGGGCAGCAAGGTGGAGGAGCTTTATCGCGAAATCCGGGCGCTGCGCATTTATGAAGGTGCATCCGAAGTACAGCGCCAGGTGATCGGCAAGGATATGGTGACGTGA
- a CDS encoding enoyl-CoA hydratase family protein gives MSFHPPHFAPDHFKWGYDGDSGVGTITLNRPERKNPLTFESYGELRDTFRALVVNSDVRAVVLAGEGGNFCSGGDVHEIIGPLTKMAMPELLAFTRMTGDLVRAMRACPQPIVAAVSGVCAGAGAILAMASDLRVASADAKTAFLFTRVGLAGADMGACAILPRLIGHGRAADLLYTGRSMSAAEGHDWGFYQRIADDPLAEAQAMAHAIATGPAFAHAMTKRQLDMEWAVAIDTALEMEAQAQAICMATNDFARAYQAFAAKQKPEFKGD, from the coding sequence ATGAGCTTTCACCCGCCCCATTTTGCGCCTGACCATTTCAAATGGGGCTATGACGGCGATAGCGGCGTCGGGACGATCACGCTCAACCGGCCCGAGCGCAAGAATCCGTTGACCTTCGAAAGCTACGGCGAACTGCGCGACACCTTCCGCGCCTTGGTGGTGAATAGCGATGTTCGCGCCGTGGTGCTGGCAGGCGAAGGGGGCAATTTCTGTTCCGGCGGTGACGTGCATGAGATTATCGGCCCGCTGACCAAGATGGCGATGCCGGAGCTGCTCGCCTTCACCCGCATGACCGGCGATCTTGTCCGCGCCATGCGCGCCTGCCCGCAACCCATCGTCGCTGCCGTCAGTGGCGTTTGCGCGGGCGCGGGCGCGATCCTGGCGATGGCAAGCGACCTTCGCGTGGCCAGCGCGGATGCCAAGACCGCTTTCCTCTTCACCCGCGTTGGCTTGGCCGGGGCGGATATGGGCGCCTGCGCCATCCTGCCACGCCTGATCGGCCATGGCCGCGCTGCCGACCTGCTCTACACGGGCCGTTCCATGTCGGCGGCCGAAGGGCATGACTGGGGCTTCTATCAGCGCATCGCCGATGACCCGCTGGCCGAGGCGCAGGCCATGGCCCATGCCATCGCGACCGGCCCCGCCTTCGCCCATGCCATGACCAAGCGCCAGCTCGACATGGAATGGGCCGTCGCGATCGACACCGCTTTGGAGATGGAAGCGCAGGCGCAGGCCATCTGCATGGCCACCAACGACTTTGCCCGCGCCTATCAAGCGTTCGCGGCGAAGCAGAAGCCGGAGTTCAAGGGTGACTGA
- a CDS encoding SDR family NAD(P)-dependent oxidoreductase, whose protein sequence is MKLGQLDGRHAVITGGGSGIGAACARLLHEAGAKVSLLGRRIEPLEAVAAETDGTAISCDITDRAAIDAAYARARAANGPIDYLIVNAGIADSSPFHKMKREDWDRIIAVNLTGAFDCAQAAIGDLLSGEDRRLIFIASVASLRGIPYAAHYGASKHGLLGLSRSLAREYATQSLTVNAICPGYVDTPMTDQSVARIQEKTGRSEDEGRNAIKQMNAHGRLVSPEGIATQVLTLCLPISRDINGAALTIDGGTDA, encoded by the coding sequence ATGAAGTTGGGTCAGCTCGACGGTCGTCACGCAGTCATTACCGGCGGGGGCAGCGGGATCGGCGCTGCCTGCGCCAGGCTTCTCCATGAGGCAGGCGCAAAAGTCAGCCTGCTCGGCCGGCGGATCGAACCGTTAGAAGCTGTCGCCGCCGAGACCGACGGCACCGCGATCAGCTGCGACATTACCGACCGCGCCGCGATCGATGCCGCTTATGCCAGGGCGCGCGCGGCCAATGGCCCGATCGACTATCTGATCGTCAATGCGGGCATCGCCGACAGCAGCCCCTTCCACAAGATGAAGCGTGAAGATTGGGACCGCATTATCGCCGTCAATCTGACCGGCGCGTTCGATTGTGCGCAGGCCGCCATCGGCGACCTGCTGTCGGGCGAGGATCGGCGTCTCATCTTCATTGCCTCTGTCGCCAGCCTGCGCGGTATTCCCTACGCCGCCCATTATGGCGCATCGAAACATGGCCTCCTGGGTCTCAGCCGGTCGCTGGCGCGCGAGTATGCCACGCAGTCGCTGACGGTGAACGCCATCTGCCCCGGCTATGTCGATACGCCGATGACCGACCAGTCGGTCGCGCGCATCCAGGAAAAGACCGGACGCAGCGAGGATGAAGGCCGCAATGCGATCAAGCAGATGAACGCGCATGGCCGCCTGGTCTCGCCCGAAGGCATCGCCACGCAGGTGCTGACCCTATGCTTGCCGATTAGCCGCGATATCAACGGTGCGGCACTGACCATCGATGGCGGCACCGACGCATGA
- a CDS encoding PhoX family protein, whose translation MKFTRRSMLRTGGAATIAFTALACGGAASGRSGNKGLRLVRDPDRLLDLPEGFSYRLFPVAGGEMSDGFLRPGHFDGMACFAHPDDPAKWVLVRNHEKFLSISEGGPFGEDHERLSRLDPAKLYDRTASGKPCIGGTTNVIVDAATGAFERDHLSLVGTIGNCAGGAMPWGSWLSCEEQMSSAGKDTGKDHGYIFEVSAAATGPVDPVPLKAMGRFGHEAASHDPDEGIVYMTEDNDEGLFYRFIPDVRGQLAQGGRLQALAMEGWEGADTRNFPADFRRRTARRVVPGRAFKARWIDLDDVEARQMMLRVRGARQGAAIFCRGEGMAYGRDEQGVGHHYFNCTEGGRERVGQVWRYTPASSEIQLVYESSSARKLDLCDNLAMTGWGDLLICEDGRGDNYLRLLTPEGDIRDFARNAHRGRYEFCGACFSPDQRFLFVNVQQPGYTFAITGPWESLRTGA comes from the coding sequence ATGAAGTTTACGCGCCGTTCCATGCTGCGCACCGGGGGTGCCGCCACCATCGCCTTCACCGCACTGGCCTGCGGCGGCGCGGCCAGTGGCAGGAGCGGAAATAAGGGCCTTCGGCTGGTCCGCGATCCCGACCGGCTGCTCGACCTGCCCGAGGGATTTTCCTACCGGCTTTTCCCTGTTGCGGGCGGGGAGATGAGCGATGGCTTCCTGCGCCCCGGCCATTTTGACGGCATGGCCTGCTTCGCCCATCCCGACGATCCCGCCAAATGGGTGCTGGTCCGCAATCATGAGAAATTTCTCAGCATCAGCGAGGGGGGCCCGTTCGGGGAGGATCATGAACGGCTGAGCCGGCTCGACCCGGCCAAGCTTTACGACCGGACCGCTTCGGGCAAGCCCTGCATCGGCGGCACCACCAATGTGATCGTCGATGCCGCAACCGGCGCGTTCGAACGCGACCATCTCAGCCTTGTCGGCACCATCGGCAATTGCGCGGGCGGGGCGATGCCCTGGGGCAGCTGGCTGAGCTGCGAGGAGCAGATGAGCAGCGCGGGCAAGGATACCGGCAAGGACCATGGCTATATCTTCGAAGTTTCCGCCGCCGCGACGGGCCCTGTCGATCCGGTCCCGCTCAAGGCGATGGGCCGCTTTGGCCATGAAGCGGCCAGCCACGATCCCGACGAGGGCATCGTCTACATGACCGAGGACAATGACGAGGGCCTGTTTTATCGTTTCATTCCCGACGTGCGCGGCCAGCTGGCGCAGGGCGGACGGCTGCAAGCCCTCGCGATGGAGGGCTGGGAAGGCGCCGATACGCGAAATTTCCCCGCCGACTTTCGCCGCCGGACCGCGCGGCGCGTGGTGCCGGGGCGGGCGTTCAAAGCGCGCTGGATCGACCTTGACGATGTCGAGGCGCGGCAAATGATGCTGCGCGTGCGCGGCGCCAGGCAAGGCGCGGCGATCTTCTGCCGCGGCGAGGGCATGGCCTATGGACGCGACGAACAGGGCGTCGGCCACCATTATTTCAATTGCACCGAAGGCGGGCGCGAACGCGTCGGCCAGGTCTGGCGCTACACCCCGGCGTCGAGCGAGATCCAGCTGGTCTATGAAAGCAGCAGTGCCAGGAAGCTCGACCTTTGCGACAATCTGGCGATGACCGGCTGGGGCGATTTACTCATCTGCGAAGACGGGCGCGGCGACAATTATCTGCGGCTGCTCACGCCCGAGGGCGACATTCGCGACTTCGCACGCAATGCGCATCGCGGCCGCTATGAGTTTTGCGGCGCTTGCTTCAGCCCCGATCAGCGCTTCCTGTTCGTCAACGTACAGCAGCCCGGATACACCTTTGCGATAACGGGACCGTGGGAAAGCTTGCGCACTGGCGCCTAG